The following proteins come from a genomic window of Zygotorulaspora mrakii chromosome 8, complete sequence:
- the GOS1 gene encoding Gos1p (similar to Saccharomyces cerevisiae GOS1 (YHL031C); ancestral locus Anc_4.11), translating into MSTAQSFVTIRSQAISLETQAESLLSRYSSFAQTTSSEQTGEERKLDKQLEDALFRRQEVIEALSKVCNENPNISASKLSQLQRHKEILQEHWKSFRNIRSSIQQERNRLNLLFNVKNDIAQQQESATDNDLVGNEDDYYHNESRRVDQSHSIVDRLISQAWETRDEFSSQGSILQNANNRVSATLQRIPGINQVIKKIGTRRRKNAIILATVIVICVLILFFTW; encoded by the coding sequence ATGTCTACGGCTCAGTCGTTTGTTACCATAAGAAGTCAAGCTATCTCTTTGGAGACACAGGCAGAATCTTTACTTTCACGATACTCCTCATTCGCCCAAACAACAAGTTCTGAACAAACTGGAGAGGAGAGAAAACTAGATAAGCAACTTGAAGATGCCCTTTTTCGGAGGCAGGAGGTGATTGAAGCATTATCCAAGGTATGCAATGAAAATCCTAATATATCGGCATCTAAGCTGTCGCAATTGCAACGCCACaaggaaattttgcaaGAGCATTGGAAGAGTTTCAGAAATATTCGATCGTCGATTCAACAAGAGCGAAACAGATTGAATCTTTTGTTCAATGTTAAAAACGACATCGCGCAGCAGCAAGAATCCGCAACCGATAATGATCTTGTTggtaatgaagatgattaCTATCATAATGAATCTAGAAGGGTTGATCAATCCCATAGCATTGTTGACAGACTTATTTCCCAAGCTTGGGAAACTCGAGATGAGTTCAGTTCACAAGGTagtattttgcaaaatgcAAACAACAGAGTTTCGGCCACTTTACAAAGAATACCAGGTATAAATCAAGttatcaagaaaattggtacaagaagaaggaaaaatgCCATAATATTGGCTACTGTCATCGTGATATGCGTATTAATATTATTCTTCACGTGGTAA
- the SDH2 gene encoding succinate dehydrogenase iron-sulfur protein subunit SDH2 (similar to Saccharomyces cerevisiae SDH2 (YLL041C); ancestral locus Anc_4.13) codes for MIMMNRIAKTSVLGNILKRGLATASATPRLKTFKIYRWNPDKPAEKPRLQSYEVDLNDCGPMVLDALLKIKNEQDATLTLRRSCREGICGSCAMNIGGRNTLACLCKIDQDNSKQLKIYPLPHMYIVKDLVPDLTGFYQQYKSIQPYLQRSKYPDDGKEVLQSIADRKKLDGLYECILCACCSTSCPSYWWNQEQYLGPAVLLQAYRWLVDSRDEAFSVRKSMLQNSMSLYRCHTIMNCTRTCPKGLNPGKAIAEIKKTLASN; via the coding sequence ATGATTATGATGAATAGAATTGCAAAAACAAGCGTGCTGGGGaacattttgaagagaGGACTCGCAACAGCATCTGCTACCCCTAGACTGAAGACCTTCAAGATATATAGATGGAATCCAGACAAGCCAGCTGAGAAACCACGGTTGCAGAGCTACGAAGTGGATTTGAACGACTGTGGGCCTATGGTCTTGGACGCGCTGTTAAAGATTAAAAACGAGCAGGATGCGACGTTGACACTGAGAAGATCGTGCAGAGAGGGTATCTGTGGGTCCTGTGCGATGAATATCGGCGGCAGGAATACGTTGGCATGTCTCTGTAAGATCGATCAGGATAATTCTAAACAGTTGAAGATTTACCCCTTGCCCCACATGTACATTGTGAAGGATTTGGTTCCTGATCTGACAGGGTTTTATCAACAGTACAAGTCGATTCAGCCATATTTACAGAGATCCAAGTATCCCGATGATGGCAAGGAAGTGTTGCAGAGCATTGCTGATCGTAAAAAATTGGATGGGCTCTATGAGTGTATACTTTGCGCATGCTGTTCGACGTCTTGTCCATCCTACTGGTGGAACCAGGAACAGTATTTGGGACCGGCTGTCTTGTTGCAAGCTTACCGTTGGTTGGTTGACTCTAGAGATGAGGCCTTTTCCGTTAGAAAGTCAATGTTGCAAAATTCAATGTCCCTGTATAGGTGTCATACTATCATGAATTGTACCAGAACTTGTCCAAAGGGCTTAAACCCAGGTAAAGCCATTGCggaaatcaagaaaactCTAGCCTCTAATTGA
- the ATG10 gene encoding E2-like conjugating enzyme (similar to Saccharomyces cerevisiae ATG10 (YLL042C); ancestral locus Anc_4.12): MICFIVSMHNHLLSYMVLFITIYFHIYLLILIYIYQNYNLENVYVLFLILQNRIRNKRKMISHSEYCRQLNSAYNEGSVQANPYCQQIVYDSSSHTILMKTGIPSKASNSMRLDHLEFKITYSHVYQEPLLLLRIWIREHNDEFTMSKLWFPKDVKQILNIDSAFQLGLDSISSDMRQHQEAWYSFHPCDTSYMIGDKPEYLDKYLERWLSVFLFSVLL; encoded by the coding sequence atgatatGCTTTATCGTTTCAATGCACAATCACCTGTTATCATATATGGTGTTATTTATTACTATTTATTTTCACATTTATTTATTAATCcttatttatatatatcaaaactacaatcttgaaaatgtttACGTTTTGTTCTTGATATTACAAAacagaatcagaaacaaaagaaaaatgatttctCACTCAGAATACTGCCGACAATTGAACAGTGCCTATAATGAAGGGAGTGTGCAAGCTAATCCATATTGCCAACAAATAGTCTATGATTCAAGTAGTCATACTATCCTCATGAAAACCGGTATCCCATCCAAGGCCAGTAATAGCATGAGGCTCGATCATTtagaattcaaaattacATATTCTCATGTATATCAAGAACCTCTGCTGCTGCTACGAATATGGATACGAGAACacaatgatgaatttaCCATGTCGAAACTATGGTTTCCTAAAGATGTAAAACAGATTTTGAACATTGATAGTGCTTTCCAATTAGGGTTGGATTCAATATCTTCGGACATGCGTCAGCATCAGGAGGCTTGGTACTCTTTTCATCCCTGTGATACCTCATATATGATAGGAGACAAGCCAGAATATTTAGACAAGTATCTAGAACGCTGGTTAAGCGTGTTCTTATTTAGTGTATTGCTGTGA